In the Streptomyces sp. NBC_00525 genome, one interval contains:
- a CDS encoding M20/M25/M40 family metallo-hydrolase encodes MAEATAPQDSVDALALDEAVTFTSELIRIDTTNRGDGECRERPAAEYTAERLAATGLEPALLERTPGRTNVVARIPGTDPAAPALLVHGHLDVVPAEAADWTVHPFSGEVRDGIVWGRGAIDMKNMDAMVLAVVRYWARAGIRPRRDIVIAYTADEEASADDGSAFLADRHAGLFDGCTEGISESGAFTFHAAPNLPLYPIAAGERGTAWLRLTARGTAGHGSKVNRANAVTALAAAVARIGAHEWPVRLTPTVRAALTEIAALHGIHPDLDAPGFDVDELLGKLGPAAALVAPTVRNSSNPTMLEAGYKVNVIPGRATAHIDGRTVPGGDDEFRATLDRLTGPAVDWEFHHREVALQAPVDSPTYAKLRAAVERFDPDGHVVPYCMSGGTDAKQFSRLGITGYGFSPLKLPAGFDYQALFHGVDERVPVDALHFGVRVLDHYLRTA; translated from the coding sequence ATGGCTGAGGCGACCGCCCCCCAGGACTCCGTCGACGCCCTCGCGCTCGACGAAGCGGTGACGTTCACCTCCGAACTGATCCGCATCGACACCACCAACCGGGGCGACGGCGAGTGCCGCGAACGCCCCGCCGCCGAGTACACCGCCGAACGGCTCGCCGCCACCGGCCTGGAACCCGCGCTCCTGGAACGCACCCCCGGCCGCACCAACGTCGTCGCCCGCATCCCCGGCACCGACCCGGCCGCCCCCGCGCTCCTGGTCCACGGCCACCTGGACGTGGTGCCCGCCGAGGCCGCCGACTGGACCGTGCACCCCTTCTCCGGCGAGGTGCGCGACGGCATCGTGTGGGGGCGCGGCGCCATCGACATGAAGAACATGGACGCGATGGTCCTGGCCGTCGTCCGGTACTGGGCCCGCGCCGGCATCCGCCCCCGCCGCGACATCGTCATCGCCTACACCGCCGACGAGGAGGCCAGCGCCGACGACGGCTCCGCCTTCCTCGCCGACCGGCACGCCGGCCTCTTCGACGGCTGCACCGAAGGCATCAGCGAGTCCGGCGCCTTCACCTTCCACGCCGCGCCCAACCTGCCGCTCTACCCCATCGCGGCCGGCGAACGCGGCACCGCATGGCTCAGGCTCACCGCGCGCGGCACCGCAGGACACGGCTCCAAGGTCAACCGGGCCAACGCCGTCACCGCGCTCGCCGCGGCCGTCGCCCGGATCGGCGCCCACGAATGGCCCGTCCGCCTCACCCCCACCGTCCGCGCCGCGCTCACCGAGATCGCCGCGCTCCACGGCATCCACCCCGACCTCGACGCACCCGGCTTCGACGTCGACGAACTCCTCGGCAAGCTGGGCCCGGCCGCCGCCCTTGTCGCCCCCACCGTCCGCAACAGCTCCAACCCGACGATGCTGGAAGCCGGTTACAAGGTCAACGTCATTCCGGGCCGGGCCACCGCCCACATCGACGGCCGCACCGTCCCCGGCGGCGACGACGAGTTCCGCGCCACCCTGGACCGGCTCACCGGCCCCGCCGTCGACTGGGAGTTCCACCACCGCGAGGTCGCCCTCCAGGCCCCCGTCGACTCACCCACGTACGCCAAGCTCCGCGCCGCCGTCGAACGCTTCGACCCGGACGGGCACGTCGTGCCGTACTGCATGTCCGGCGGCACCGACGCCAAGCAGTTCTCCCGGCTCGGCATCACCGGCTACGGCTTCTCGCCGCTGAAACTGCCCGCCGGCTTCGACTACCAGGCCCTCTTCCACGGCGTGGACGAACGCGTCCCCGTGGACGCGCTGCACTTCGGCGTCCGGGTCCTGGACCACTATCTGCGTACCGCCTGA
- a CDS encoding S9 family peptidase: protein MPTTQPYGSWPSPIDAALAASHDGRPEYAGAVGDELWWTAPRPAEAGRRTLVRRREDGTTTELPAPWNVRSRVIEYGGQPWAGTERAEGGPLIVFVHFDDQRLYAYEPDGDRDPWPLTPVSGVGGGLRWADPRPHPGRGTAGEVWCVLEEFTGDAPGAVRRVPAAVPLDGSAAGDRSAVRELTAERHRFVTAPELSPDGRRAAWIAWDHPRMPWDGTDVLLASVADDGTFHDVRTVAGGPEESVPQIQWTGDGRLLLASDRSGWWNLHRLDPDSGVSEELCPRREEFAGPLWKIGLVWFRALENGLVATLHGTGTTTLGILDPETGELVDIAGPWTEWAPTLTARGTRVTGVAASPHSGYEIVELDTATGHTRIIGAPHEDAVDPAHYPEPVLRTFTGPGGREIHAQIYPPRNPARTGPDDERPPYVVWAHGGPTGHAALVLDLEIAYFTSRGIGVAEVNYGGSAGYGRAYRDRLREQWGVVDVEDCAAVAGALAAEGTADPDRLAVRGGSAGGWTSAASLTGTDVYACGTILYPILDLTGWGTDETHDFESHYLESLVGPLAEVPERYRERSPVGRTDRLTVPFLLLQGEDDPICPPVQCERFLAAVEGRGIPHAYRTYPGEGHGFRRASTMIDALESELSLYAQVFGFDRPDVPALELER from the coding sequence ATGCCGACGACACAGCCCTACGGCAGCTGGCCCTCACCGATCGACGCCGCGCTCGCCGCCTCCCACGACGGCCGCCCCGAATACGCGGGCGCGGTCGGCGACGAACTGTGGTGGACCGCGCCGCGCCCCGCCGAGGCCGGCCGGCGCACCCTCGTCCGCCGCCGGGAGGACGGCACCACCACCGAACTGCCCGCCCCCTGGAACGTGCGCAGCCGCGTCATCGAGTACGGCGGACAGCCCTGGGCCGGCACCGAACGCGCCGAGGGCGGCCCGCTGATCGTCTTCGTCCACTTCGACGACCAGCGGCTGTACGCCTACGAGCCCGACGGCGACCGCGACCCCTGGCCGCTCACCCCGGTGTCCGGCGTCGGCGGCGGACTGCGCTGGGCCGACCCGCGCCCGCACCCCGGCCGGGGCACGGCGGGCGAGGTCTGGTGCGTGCTGGAGGAGTTCACCGGCGACGCGCCCGGCGCCGTGCGCCGCGTCCCGGCCGCCGTACCGCTCGACGGATCGGCGGCCGGCGACCGCTCCGCCGTCCGCGAACTCACCGCCGAACGGCACCGGTTCGTCACCGCCCCCGAACTCTCCCCGGACGGCCGCCGCGCCGCCTGGATCGCCTGGGACCACCCCCGTATGCCCTGGGACGGCACCGACGTCCTCCTCGCGTCCGTCGCGGACGACGGCACCTTCCACGACGTACGCACCGTGGCCGGCGGCCCCGAGGAGTCCGTGCCGCAGATCCAGTGGACCGGCGACGGCCGGCTGCTGCTGGCGAGCGACCGCAGCGGCTGGTGGAACCTCCACCGGCTCGACCCCGACAGCGGCGTGAGCGAGGAACTCTGCCCCCGGCGGGAGGAGTTCGCCGGACCGCTGTGGAAGATCGGGCTCGTCTGGTTCCGCGCCCTGGAGAACGGGCTCGTCGCCACCCTCCACGGCACCGGCACCACCACGCTCGGCATCCTCGACCCGGAGACCGGCGAACTCGTGGACATCGCCGGCCCCTGGACCGAGTGGGCGCCGACGCTCACCGCGCGCGGGACCAGGGTCACCGGCGTCGCCGCGAGCCCGCACAGCGGCTACGAGATCGTCGAGCTGGACACCGCGACCGGCCACACCCGGATCATCGGCGCCCCGCACGAGGACGCCGTCGACCCGGCCCACTACCCCGAGCCCGTCCTGCGCACCTTCACCGGGCCCGGCGGCCGGGAGATCCACGCCCAGATCTACCCGCCGCGCAACCCCGCCCGCACCGGCCCCGACGACGAACGGCCGCCCTACGTGGTGTGGGCGCACGGCGGGCCCACCGGCCACGCCGCGCTCGTCCTGGACCTGGAGATCGCCTACTTCACCTCGCGCGGTATCGGCGTCGCCGAGGTCAACTACGGCGGCTCCGCCGGATACGGCCGCGCCTACCGCGACCGGCTGCGCGAGCAGTGGGGCGTCGTGGACGTGGAGGACTGCGCCGCCGTCGCCGGGGCGCTCGCCGCCGAGGGCACCGCCGACCCGGACCGGCTCGCCGTCCGGGGCGGCAGCGCCGGCGGCTGGACCAGCGCCGCATCCCTGACCGGCACCGACGTCTACGCCTGCGGCACGATCCTCTACCCCATCCTCGACCTGACCGGCTGGGGCACCGACGAGACCCACGACTTCGAGTCCCACTACCTGGAATCCCTCGTCGGCCCCCTGGCGGAGGTCCCCGAGCGCTACCGGGAACGCTCCCCGGTCGGCCGCACCGACCGGCTCACCGTGCCGTTCCTGCTGCTCCAGGGCGAGGACGACCCCATCTGCCCGCCCGTGCAGTGCGAGCGCTTCCTCGCCGCCGTCGAGGGCCGGGGCATTCCGCACGCGTACCGCACCTACCCCGGCGAGGGCCACGGCTTCCGCCGCGCGAGTACCATGATCGATGCGTTGGAGTCCGAACTCTCGCTTTACGCGCAGGTGTTCGGCTTCGACCGGCCGGACGTGCCCGCCCTGGAGCTGGAGCGGTGA
- a CDS encoding M55 family metallopeptidase, with product MKILVSADMEGATGVTWPADVLPGTPQWERCRSLFTSDVNAAALGFYDGGADEVLINEAHWSMRNLLIERMDERVQMLTGKHKSLSMVEGIQHGDVDAIAFVGYHTGAGTEGVLAHTYLANSITGVWLNGVRASEGLLNAHVAAEYGVPVVLVTGDDLTCADARGYAPDAQKVAVKDHVSRYAAVCRTPARTAADIRAAAARAVPLAGRYTPVEAGPFTVELEFDAEHLGAAATVVPGVAPSGERRVSYTSATMYEGIRTFKAVTTIVSSAVEEQYG from the coding sequence ATGAAGATCCTCGTCAGCGCCGACATGGAAGGCGCCACCGGCGTGACCTGGCCGGCGGACGTGCTGCCCGGCACCCCGCAGTGGGAGCGGTGCCGCTCCCTGTTCACCTCCGACGTCAACGCCGCCGCCCTCGGCTTCTACGACGGCGGAGCGGACGAGGTGCTGATCAACGAGGCCCACTGGTCCATGCGCAACCTGCTCATCGAACGCATGGACGAGCGCGTCCAGATGCTCACCGGCAAGCACAAGTCGCTCAGCATGGTCGAGGGCATCCAGCACGGCGACGTGGACGCCATCGCCTTCGTCGGCTACCACACCGGCGCCGGTACGGAGGGCGTCCTCGCCCACACCTACCTCGCCAACTCCATCACCGGCGTCTGGCTGAACGGCGTACGCGCCAGTGAGGGCCTGCTCAACGCCCATGTCGCCGCCGAGTACGGCGTGCCCGTCGTCCTGGTCACCGGGGACGACCTGACCTGCGCCGACGCCCGGGGGTACGCCCCCGACGCGCAGAAGGTCGCCGTCAAGGACCATGTGTCGCGGTACGCGGCCGTCTGCCGCACCCCCGCCAGGACCGCAGCCGACATCCGGGCCGCCGCCGCCCGCGCCGTACCGCTGGCCGGCCGGTACACCCCGGTCGAGGCCGGGCCGTTCACCGTGGAGCTGGAGTTCGACGCCGAACACCTCGGCGCGGCGGCCACCGTCGTCCCCGGCGTCGCCCCGAGCGGCGAGAGGCGGGTCTCCTACACCAGCGCGACGATGTACGAAGGTATCCGCACGTTCAAAGCGGTGACGACGATCGTGTCGTCCGCCGTGGAGGAGCAGTATGGCTGA
- a CDS encoding aldo/keto reductase, with amino-acid sequence MYIPSADRYDHMPYRRTGRSGLKLPALSLGLWHNFGGDRTPQRQGEILRRAFDLGITHFDLANNYGPPPGSAETAMGRALATDFAAHRDEIVVSTKAGYLMWDGPYGEWGSRKNLLASLDQSLTRLGLDYVDIFYSHRPDPETPLEETMGALDAAVRQGKALYVGVSNYSPEQTREAARILKDLGTPLLIHQPRYSMLDRRPEEEGLLTALDELGIGSIAYSPLEQGILTDRYLDGIPEDSRAAGSSPFLSAEAVTPDLLSRLRELNGLAAARGQSLAQLALAWVLRGGRVTSAVVGASSVAQLENNVAAVGNLDFDDSELARIEKLLKGARRG; translated from the coding sequence ATGTACATCCCGTCCGCCGACCGCTACGACCACATGCCCTACCGGCGCACCGGGCGCAGCGGCCTCAAGCTGCCCGCGCTCTCGCTCGGCCTGTGGCACAACTTCGGCGGGGACCGGACACCGCAGCGACAGGGCGAGATCCTGCGCCGCGCCTTCGACCTGGGCATCACCCACTTCGACCTGGCCAACAACTACGGCCCGCCGCCCGGCTCCGCCGAGACCGCGATGGGCCGGGCGCTCGCCACGGACTTCGCCGCCCACCGGGACGAGATCGTCGTCTCCACCAAGGCCGGCTACCTCATGTGGGACGGCCCGTACGGCGAGTGGGGCTCGCGCAAGAACCTGCTGGCCTCGCTGGACCAGAGCCTGACCCGGCTCGGCCTGGACTACGTCGACATCTTCTACTCGCACCGGCCCGACCCCGAGACCCCGCTCGAAGAGACCATGGGAGCGCTCGACGCGGCGGTGCGCCAGGGCAAGGCGCTCTACGTCGGCGTCTCCAACTACTCACCCGAGCAGACCCGCGAGGCCGCCCGCATCCTCAAGGACCTGGGCACCCCGCTCCTCATCCACCAGCCGCGCTACTCGATGCTCGACCGCCGGCCGGAGGAGGAGGGGCTGCTCACCGCCCTGGACGAGCTGGGCATCGGCTCCATCGCCTACTCGCCGCTGGAGCAGGGCATCCTCACCGACCGCTACCTCGACGGCATCCCGGAGGACTCCCGTGCCGCCGGCAGCAGCCCGTTCCTGTCGGCCGAAGCGGTCACGCCGGACCTGCTGTCCCGGCTGCGCGAGCTGAACGGACTCGCCGCCGCGCGCGGCCAGTCGCTCGCCCAGCTGGCGCTGGCCTGGGTGCTGCGCGGCGGCCGCGTCACCTCCGCGGTGGTCGGCGCGAGCAGCGTCGCCCAGCTGGAGAACAACGTCGCCGCCGTCGGCAACCTGGACTTCGACGACAGCGAACTCGCCCGGATCGAGAAGCTCCTGAAGGGCGCCCGGCGCGGCTGA